Proteins encoded within one genomic window of Dasypus novemcinctus isolate mDasNov1 chromosome 17, mDasNov1.1.hap2, whole genome shotgun sequence:
- the MITD1 gene encoding MIT domain-containing protein 1 has protein sequence MARSGPLQGAESAAAVAVLKRAVELDSESRYQQALVCYQEGIDLLLQVLKGTKDDAKKDNFRKKISDYMDRAENIKRYLDQEKEDGKYHKQIKIEENATGFSYESLFQEYLNETVTEVWIEDPYIRHTHQLYNFLRFCEMLIKRTCKVKTIHLLTSLDEGSGKEQQRSGLKEIKESLRNHGVLLELEYSSSIHDREIRFNNGWMIKIGRGLDYFKKPQGRFSLGYCDFDLRPCHETTVDIFHNKHTKKI, from the exons ATGGCGCGGTCCGGGCCGCTGCAGGGCGCGGAGAGCGCGGCTGCGGTCGCCGTGCTCAAGCGGGCGGTGGAACTCGATTCGGAGTCCCGGTACCAGCAGGCCCTGGTGTGTTACCAAGAAGGGATTGATTTGCTCTTACAGGTTCTCAAAG gcACCAAAGACGATGCAAAGAAGGATaacttcaggaaaaaaatttcagacTACATGGATAGAGCAGAAAACATAAAGAGATACTTGGACCAAGAAAAAGAAG ATGGAAAATATCACAAGCaaattaaaatagaagagaaTGCAACAGGTTTCAGTTATGAGTCACTTTTCCAAGAATACCTTAATGAGACTGTTACAGAAGTTTGGATCGAAGATCCTTATATTAGACACACTCATCAG CTGTATAACTTTCTTCGGTTTTGTGAGATGCTTATTAAGAGAACATGTAAAGTGAAAACAATTCATCTTCTCACCTCTCTGGATGAA GGCAGTGGGAAAGAGCAGCAAAGAAGTggcctgaaagaaataaaagagtcGCTCAGGAATCATGGAGTGCTGCTGGAGTTAGAATACTCTTCTTCAATACATGACCGAGAAATTAG GTTCAACAATGGATGGATGATTAAGATTGGAAGGGGACTTGATTATTTTAAGAAACCACAG gGACGGTTTTCCCTTGgatattgtgattttgatttaagACCATGTCATGAAACAACAGTGGACatttttcataacaagcacacaaaaaaaatatGA
- the LIPT1 gene encoding lipoyl amidotransferase LIPT1, mitochondrial, whose translation MLIPFSMKNYFQLLCNLKIPAAGFKNRVQRGLILQSTSNNVYQNLAIEDWIHDHMNLEGKPVLFLWRNSPSVVIGRHQNPWQECNLNLMREEGIKLARRRSGGGTVYHDMGNINLTFFTTKSKYDRMENLKLVVRALTAVQPQLDVQATKRFDLLLDGQFKISGTASKIGRTAAYHHCTLLCSTDGTVLSSLLTSPYQGIKSNATASIPSIVKNLLEKDPTLTCEVLMNAIAAEYAAYHQIDNHINLIDPTDETLFPGIHGRAKELQTWEWLYGKTPKFSISTSFNVVYEQSHLEIKVYIDIKNGRIESCNIEAPEHWLPREITDRFNLSFVGSKFCPVETTMLANIFLRTCPENHELHSKWNFLCEKLKGIM comes from the coding sequence atgCTGATCCCATTTTCAATGAAGAATTACTTCCAGTTACTTTGTAACCTCAAGATCCCAGCTGCTGGTTTTAAAAACAGGGTACAAAGGGGGCTCATTTTACAGTCTACTTCCAATAATGTTTACCAAAACCTGGCTATAGAAGACTGGATCCACGACCATATGAACCTAGAAGGCAAGCCAGTTCTTTTCCTTTGGAGAAATTCTCCATCTGTTGTAATTGGTAGGCACCAGAATCCCTGGCAGGAGTGTAACCTGAATCTGATGAGAGAAGAAGGTATAAAACTGGCTCGGAGAAGAAGTGGAGGAGGCACGGTCTACCACGATATGGGAAATATCAACTTGACTTTCTTTACAACCAAGAGCAAGTATGATAGGATGGAAAACCTGAAATTAGTTGTAAGAGCCCTGACTGCTGTCCAGCCTCAGCTGGATGTGCAGGCTACGAAACGATTTGACCTTTTACTCGACGGGCAGTTTAAAATCTCGGGCACGGCATCCAAGATTGGCCGGACGGCTGCCTACCACCACTGCACTTTATTATGCAGCACTGATGGCACCGTCTTGTCTTCGTTGCTGACGAGCCCTTACCAAGGGATCAAGAGCAATGCCACTGCTAGCATACCTTCCATTGTAAAGAACCTTCTGGAAAAAGATCCCACCCTGACCTGTGAGGTGCTGATGAATGCTATTGCTGCAGAGTATGCTGCTTATCACCAGATCGATAATCACATTAACCTGATAGACCCAACGGATGAGACTCTGTTCCCAGGGATACATGGCAGAGCCAAAGAACTACAGACTTGGGAGTGGCTGTATGGCAAAACTCCCAAGTTCAGCATAAGCACTTCCTTTAACGTGGTCTATGAACAGTCACACCTGGAAATTAAAGTATACATAGACATAAAGAATGGGAGAATTGAAAGCTGCAATATTGAAGCACCTGAGCATTGGTTGCCGCGGGAAATAACTGACAGATTCAATTTAAGTTTTGTTGGCAGTAAGTTTTGCCCAGTTGAAACTACCATGCTGGCAAATATATTCCTTAGAACCTGTCCAGAAAACCATGAACTACacagtaaatggaattttctatgTGAAAAACTTAAGGGAATAATGTGA